The Punica granatum isolate Tunisia-2019 chromosome 4, ASM765513v2, whole genome shotgun sequence genome has a window encoding:
- the LOC116202495 gene encoding 2-hydroxyisoflavanone dehydratase-like: MDYNHNQELAHDFPPFLRIYKDGRAERYHAFGDVHFVPPGRDPDTGIHTKDIHIPNLPGVTARIFLPKLSEGPDHQKLPLVVHYHGGGFCDGSPHDSATLNYLIGLVLGARVVAISIGYRLAPENPLPTAYEDSLEALKWLASGTEPDPWVSQYADLGRVFLAGDSAGANIAHFVAVQAGISRLTVETGFKINGLLILHPFFGSEEISQNQLYSYLYPASPGYENDPKLNPSVDPDLHRIPVGRILICVGERDWIKDRGLAYYETLCKSEWSGTVELEENKEEDHCFHLFKRNENTKLLMKKLAEFVNLP; this comes from the exons ATGGACTACAACCACAACCAAGAGCTGGCTCACGACTTCCCTCCCTTCCTCAGAATCTACAAGGACGGCCGTGCAGAGAGATATCATGCCTTTGGCGACGTCCACTTCGTGCCCCCGGGCCGGGACCCCgatactggtatccacaccaaGGATATCCATATCCCCAACTTACCCGGGGTAACGGCCCGCATCTTCCTTCCCAAGTTATCCGAAGGCCCTGATCATCAGAAGCTTCCCTTGGTGGTGCACTACCATGGCGGGGGCTTCTGCGATGGATCACCACACGATTCGGCCACACTTAACTATCTGATAGGCTTGGTTTTGGGGGCCCGCGTGGTGGCTATCTCCATAGGGTATAGGTTGGCCCCAGAGAATCCTCTCCCTACTGCCTACGAGGACTCCCTGGAGGCGCTTAAGTGGCTCGCCAGTGGGACTGAGCCCGACCCGTGGGTGAGTCAGTACGCGGATCTTGGTCGAGTCTTCCTAGCAGGCGACAGTGCCGGGGCGAACATAGCGCACTTCGTGGCTGTCCAGGCCGGCATATCCAGGTTGACG GTAGAAACTGGATTCAAGATAAATGGGTTGCTCATACTGCACCCCTTTTTTGGCAGCGAGGAGATTTCCCAAAATCAGCTCTACTCGTACCTATACCCAGCAAGTCCTGGGTACGAAAACGATCCTAAACTTAACCCATCGGTAGACCCGGACCTCCACAGAATTCCTGTTGGAAGGATCCTCATTTGTGTTGGTGAGAGAGACTGGATAAAAGACCGTGGCCTGGCCTACTATGAGACATTGTGCAAGAGCGAGTGGAGCGGGACGGTGGAGCTCGAGGAGAACAAGGAAGAGGACCACTGCTTCCATTTGTTCAAACGAAATGAGAATACTAAGCTGCTGATGAAGAAGCTGGCCGAGTTTGTGAACTTACCGTGA